DNA sequence from the Chryseobacterium indicum genome:
TAAAAAACTGGTGGATTTTGTAGATGCTAAATTTGATAAAGACCAAAACGGGAACTATAATCTTATTCCTACAAATGCTGTTTACGGTAATGATGACGCATTCTACGATGCACAGGGAAAATACAGCTTCCTGAATACCTGCAACACATGGGCAAATGATGCTCTGAAAGCTGCGGATCAGAAAGCGGCATTCTGGACACCTTCAGATTACGGAATATTCTTACATTATAAATAATTTTCTGTGAATTTTTTAAGTTGGATAACGGTATTTCTGTTCCTCTTATCATGCAAACAGGAAGCGAAAAGTATGATTGAACCATCAATTTCAGAAATCTCAAAGCAGGAAAATAAGCCTGAAATTGATTTAAATAAAACGAAATCGAAAGCTGAAGAAGCGCTTACATTCTGCAAATCCAGCAAATTCAATACAGATTTTTGTATTCTGATTGATATGAGTCTGCATTCCGGAGTGAAAAGACTGGTTGTGTGGGATTTTAAAACGAATTCTGCCTCAAAAAAATATCTGGTTGGTCATGGTTGCGGAAATAATCAGTGGAGCAGTGACGAATCAAAAGATCATCCAGAGTTCAGCAATGAAGACGGAAGCCACCTTTCATCACTCGGAAAATACAAAATTCAGGGACGAGGTTACAGCGACTGGGGAATTCATGTAAAATATCTGATGCACGGTCTGGAAAAAACCAACAGCAATTCGCTGCAACGATTCATTGTTTTTCATTCCTGGAATCTGATGAACGATGAAGAAGTCTTCCCGAAAGGTTCTCCTGAAGGTTGGGGCTGTCCTACCATATCCAATAATGCGATGAAAGAGATAGATCCGATGCTTCAGAAATCTAAAAAGCCCGTTCTGATGTGGATTTATAATTAAAAAAA
Encoded proteins:
- a CDS encoding murein L,D-transpeptidase catalytic domain-containing protein; this translates as MIEPSISEISKQENKPEIDLNKTKSKAEEALTFCKSSKFNTDFCILIDMSLHSGVKRLVVWDFKTNSASKKYLVGHGCGNNQWSSDESKDHPEFSNEDGSHLSSLGKYKIQGRGYSDWGIHVKYLMHGLEKTNSNSLQRFIVFHSWNLMNDEEVFPKGSPEGWGCPTISNNAMKEIDPMLQKSKKPVLMWIYN